GATGACAAGGGAAAAGGGTGAGATAAACAATGAGCCTTATGGTAGAAGATTTAAAAGTAGTACTGCAGAAAAAAGAGATTCTTCATGGGATCAGCCTGGATATACGGGAAGGGGAATTCATCTCGCTTCTTGGTGCATCCGGGTGCGGGAAGACGACACTTTTGAAAAGCATAGCGGGACTTCTGGAAATCGAACAGGGAGAAATCCGGATTCAGAATGCATCTGTTGCGGGGGTTCCTCCTGAGAAAAGAGGGACGGTCATCGTATTTCAGGAATTACGGCTGTTTCCCCACATGACTGTGGAACAGAACATTGCATTTCCCATGGAGCTTCAAAAGGTGTCGAAAGATGTTCGGAAGGAAACGGTGAAAAAGCTGCTGGAAGAAGTACAGCTTACGGGATTTGAGATTCGGAAAATAAAAGAAATGTCCGGGGGACAGATGCAGAGAGTTGCGTTGGCAAGAGCTCTTGCTGCAAATCCGAGAGTGCTGCTTTTGGATGAACCGTTTTCAGGACTGGATGAGTGCTTAAGGCTGGAGATGGGAAATCTTGTGAAGAAGCTTCACCGGGAGCGGAAGATTACCACGATTCTTGTGACCCATGAGAAAAGAGAAGCGATGCAGATGTCGGACAGGATTGCGCTCATGAGTGAGGGACGGATTTTACAGTACGACACGCCAAGGAATATGTTCCGTCATCCGGTTTCAAAGGCAGTGGCGGAATATTTCGGCAGGGTGAACTATGTGAAAGGAAGAATGGAAAACCACAGGTTCAGCAGCAGGCTGTTTGAGATGAATGCAGAGCTGGAAGACGGGGATTATGAGGCGCTGATTCGGCCGTTTTCCGTGAAGCTTGTAAGAGAAGGAGCCTACACAATTATCGGAATTTCATTTATGGGAGAGATGGCGGAAGTGAAGATAGAAGTACCGGAAGGCATAATATTAAGCCAGGTCATGAGTCATGAGCTGGATAGACTGGGACTGGTAGAAGGGGACCGGGCCGGTATTTATATCGAGGAAAACGGAGTGACTTGGTTTCGGAAAGGAGCGTAAAATCAGATGAAGCATGTGGTATTTGACTGTGACAATACGTTTGGGGTAAAGGACTGTGATGTGGATGACGGTCTAGCGCTGATGTACCTTCTCGGCTGTCCGGAAGCGAAAGTACACGGAATTACGGCAACTTATGGGAATAACCGGTTGGATATTGTATACAACACCAGCCGAAACATGTTAAAGGAACTGGGACGTGAGGACATTCCGGTGAAAATGGGCGGGGAAAGATGCGGAGCGTACGAAAGTGAGGCGGCAGACTACCTTGCAGAGATGGCGGATAAGTATGCGGGATCTTTATCGATTCTTGCTACCGGCTCTCTTACGAATCTCCGGGGGGCTTATGAAAGGGACAATCATTTTTTTGAGAAGGTAAAAGAAATCGTGGTAATGGGAGGAATTACAAGCCCGCTTGTGTTTGAGAAAAAGGTGATGAATGAGCTGAATTTCTCCTGTGATCCCTTTGCCACGTGGACGGTGCTTACGAAAGGAAAGAATGTCTCGGTGATCACAGGGAATCATTGCCTGAAGGTGCTGTTTACAAGGGCTGAATATAAGGAACGTTTATTCGGCTCAGACAACAGGGCTGCTGCATACATCCGGGAGAAGACGGATTATTGGTTTGGGTATAATGAGGAGGATTATGGCATCGGCGGATTTTATAACTGGGATGTGACCGCGGCAGTATATCTGATGAATCCGGAGCTGTTCGTGGATGAGAGAAAGGCGCTGTTGATTTCGACGGAGGATTTGAAGCGAGGGTATCTGCAGGAGGCGGAAGAAGGAAACTGTGTGTGTAATCTTCCGGTGATTGGTGGGGAAAAGGCGTTTAAGGATCATATTTATGATGCATGGATGCGGGTTCCCATGGATTAAGGCGGTGGGGCTGGAGATGATACTTTGATATTCTTGGAATATTGGTATGCGAAGACGATAAATGACGCAGTGAAATGGTTGGGAGACCTTTTTCACTGCGTCATTCAATTTTTGTAAATTCAATGATAAGTCCATTGAAAATATCAAGCTGCCTTGTAGTCAGTCCTTTGGATACATATTTAGGCTTACTGCTGTGAAACTCCTTCATTAATGTATTTATGATATTGATCTGGCTGGTCGTTAAGTTATTGACCATAATTGTTTTTCCTTTTTCTTTTCCTGCCAGAAAATCCAGGCTTACATCAAAAAGTACAGATAAATCGATTAATGTCTCTAAGGTAGGCAATTTTTGATTGTTTTCGTATTTGCTTATCAACGATTTACTTTTATTGATCTTTTGTGCCAATTGCTCCTGAGAGTATCCTTTTTCTTTCCGTAACTGTTTTAACAGCTCTCCAAAATCATACATCATGAGCCTCCAATACCAGTTTTTTTGTTTGTTATTAGTATATAACGCAAACGTTGACTATTTGGAAACTTTGTAATAATATATAGTTATTAATCGGAAACATTGAGGTTTTTGAGAACAATTATTCGTATATTATGGTATAATTTTCAGAGATAATACAAGAGATAAAAGAGGAAACAGTATGAAAATAGCTATATGCGATGATTGTCAGGAAGATATCAGACAACTGGAGGAGTGCATCAGAGAAAGCAAATTCTGCCCCCAAAGCCAAGATTTTTATGAGTATTCCAGTGGGGAAGCTCTGCTGGCCGATTATAGGGATTTCGATATTGTATTTCTGGATATGAAAATAGGGGAAGGGATGAATGGAACTCTTACAGCTCAAAACATACGAAAGCGTGATACAAAGGTAATTATTGTATTTTATTCTGATTTTGAATCACCAGCCAGCAGAATATCTTCTGTACGGCCTTATGATTATCTGCTGAAGAGGTATTCGAAAGAAGAATTGTCCCAAAGTCTGGATATGGTGTTGGAAGAAGTACAGAACAAGGAAGAGTCACCAAAGCTGCCTGTTGTGTGTGATGGGAAAGTATTTATTTTACAGATATCAGATATTATATACGTTCAAATCTATAATAAGGGAAGCCAAATATGGCTGACAGATAAAAAAGCAGAGGAAATCTGGGGAGGTGTATCCTCAGAAAAGGAGCTTAAACAAACGATTGAAACTAAAACGAAATTAAAGGAGTACTACCAGGAACTAAGAAATTACGGTTTTATTTATGCCAGTGAAAGCTACATCATCAATGCTGAGAAGGTCGTATCCCGGCAGAAAGATTTTGTTCGGATGGAGGGCGGCCACAATCTTACAGTGGTCAGAAGAATGAAAAAAGTGTTTGATGAAGAACTTGGCAAATATTATGGAGTTAGGTATATTCGGGAGAGGATAAAAAAGGAATGAATATAGCACAAATTATATATGGGCCGGTGATGTATCTAAACTGCGTGTTTGAAATCTTTTTATTATACAACTTATTGGAAGGCGTATTCCAGCCGTACGAAGACCGTAAAAATGTCAGGCTTCTGGAAATAGCAGCATGCAGCACGGTGATTTTTTTAATCAACAGTTTAAATCTGCCCACTGTAAATTTATTTTGTGTACCGCTTATGTATATGTTCTTTGTATGGTTAATGTTTCGTATAGAACTAAAATATAATTTTCTTTATGTTTTATTTTACTATGTAATTTTAGCGGTAACAGAATTTACATTTCATCATATCTATACATTGCTGGAAATTGATGTTTCCAAAGCATATTTTAGTATGGTGCTTTTTTTAATCATTCAGAAGACATTCGAATTTGCAGTAGTACAGATAATAAAAAAGCGGCACCAGGGCCCTTATGAAAGCGGCAGCTTTCAGTATTTAAAATATTTATTTATACTTCCTATTGCATCTTTGGTTTTGCTGAATGGATTTTTATTACCAAAGCAATATTCCGGCGGCTATCTTTTAATCTGTTTCGGTGGGGTATTATTAATTCTATCCAATGTAGTTGGTTTTTCTACTGTGGAAAAATTATTAAACGCAGAAAGAGTGGCCAAAGATGCGGAATTACTAGCGTTAAAAACTAAATTGGAACGAAGCCACTATCAAAGGATGGAGGAAATGAATCAGGATTACGCAGAATATTTACATGAAATGAATCGTGTAATCCGAATCATGGAGCAACTGTCATGCACAGAGGATCATGGCGCGGTTAAAGGGGCGATGGAGAAAGTTTCGCAGATGGGTAAGACTTCTGTGAAACAATGTTATATCAGTGACCAGATCACCAACGCTATTTTTATAGAACGAGAGAAAAATGCCATGGATAAAGGCGTAGATTATCAGGTGGATATCCAATCAGGAATCGATGTGAGCTTTATTGACGATTTAGATAAAATCAGTATGTTTGGTAATCTGCTCGACAATGCGCTGGAGGCGGCCGAAGAGTGCAAGGAAGGTTATGTATTTGTAAGCTTATATAAGGGAAATGAAGCACTTGTCATATTAAGGATAGAGAATAATTTTAAAATCAGGCCCCATAAGATAGGAGAGAAATATTTTACCACAAAGATTGAAAAGAAAAAGCATGGTTTCGGGATCAAAAAGGTAGAAGAATTATCAGAAAAGTATGGAGGTATATTAAATTGTTATGAAGAGGGAGACACCTTTGTAGCGGTGCTAATGTTATCAAGCATACCAAATTTGGCAAATTAACGACCAAATTCGGCCAAGCTGTTGATTCCTCTGATAAAAACATGGTATGCTGAATAAAAATACATAGGGGGTATCTTTATGAGTAAAATAACGAAGAAGTTGAAAAGCCAAAATTGGACTGTTTTTATGATGAATGCTTTAGCACTGCTAGTGGTAGCTCAGAATGTAAATGCAGCGTGTGCCTGGCTGCAGCATCAACCCGAGGTACCAGAGGAAGCCAAACGTTTTAGAAAATTTTAGGTGACAGCAAAAACCATGATTGAAAAGTTGGCAAAAAAAGTTGTGACCTGGCAGGTGCAAAAAGATTATCTGTTAATAAAAGATGAAACATTATATATATATGCATATGAGCTGCTAATTGGGCAGGCTGTCAATATACTGATTGCCTGCTTTTTGGCAATTGTTTTCCATGCATATACTACGGTGCTGATATTTCTGGTATCTTATATCCCGCTGCGTTCTTATGCGGGAGGGCATCATGCCAAGTCATATAATATGTGTACGATAGCTTCTACGGTGATGGTATGCATCGTTTGCATTGCTGCAAAAGTAATACCAGACGATTCCATTATTTGGATAAATCTGGCGGGGGGAATGATAAGCGGGATTCTGATCTTTATGCTGGCACCGGTGCAGGATCACAATAAACCTTTGGAGCAGGTTGAAAGAGAATGCTACAGGAGACGCAGCAGAGAAATCTGGGCGGCAGAAACTGCATTGTGGGCGGTTTGCTATTTGTTAAATGCCAGAAATATCAGCCTTGCTGTTATATTAGGGCATTTAGCCTTGTCTGTTATGTTATGTATGGGTAGTGTGAAAAATAAAATATATACAGAATAATCATGATACGGATGAGAAAAAGGCGTTGCTGGGGCAGCGCCTTTTTTTAGATCAATAGAAGCTAAGTCGACCAAATTCGGAAAGTTAGTGACCAGATTCAGCCATCGCATTGTATTGTTTAAAATAGTGTGATATTTTGTAAAAAAATGTAAAAATATAGTGCTTTTTGTAGCGAGAGGTGTTTTATGCCATTTACAAAAATCAATCAAAGCTTTTATCGGTATGAAATCACTTACCGAATTTTAAACTGGGACAAAACAGAAGAGATCAGGACTGATAGTCTGGATACGGATATTTTGTATAATAAACTGAATTTCTGGAACAAAAAGCGCCATATGAGGGATTGTGAGAGAAAAGTGATCAGTAAAGTAATTCAGGATGGCCGGATTTCCAGGCTCCAGATATTGAACGAGAATTTTATCCTGATTCCCAGATATATCTGCAGGGTTAACTAGAACTTTAAGAGGAGGGCGATATGAAAATATGGAGAAAAATCTTTCTGGCTACAGGGATGATTATTTTGCTGTTTACAGTCAGGCAAATTACGTCGATGGCGGGAGTAAACCAGGGATTCAACGAAACTGAAGGTGAGGTGGTGTTTCTTTTGGACACCAGCGGTTCCATGAATACCTATGACAAAAAGCGCCTGGTAATTGATGCGATCCGACAGGCGGCCTACAGCCTCCCCTCAAATTATAAAGCTGGATTGGTATCTTATAATACCGGAATTCAG
This genomic stretch from Lacrimispora sphenoides harbors:
- a CDS encoding ABC transporter ATP-binding protein; this translates as MSLMVEDLKVVLQKKEILHGISLDIREGEFISLLGASGCGKTTLLKSIAGLLEIEQGEIRIQNASVAGVPPEKRGTVIVFQELRLFPHMTVEQNIAFPMELQKVSKDVRKETVKKLLEEVQLTGFEIRKIKEMSGGQMQRVALARALAANPRVLLLDEPFSGLDECLRLEMGNLVKKLHRERKITTILVTHEKREAMQMSDRIALMSEGRILQYDTPRNMFRHPVSKAVAEYFGRVNYVKGRMENHRFSSRLFEMNAELEDGDYEALIRPFSVKLVREGAYTIIGISFMGEMAEVKIEVPEGIILSQVMSHELDRLGLVEGDRAGIYIEENGVTWFRKGA
- a CDS encoding helix-turn-helix domain-containing protein, which produces MMYDFGELLKQLRKEKGYSQEQLAQKINKSKSLISKYENNQKLPTLETLIDLSVLFDVSLDFLAGKEKGKTIMVNNLTTSQINIINTLMKEFHSSKPKYVSKGLTTRQLDIFNGLIIEFTKIE
- a CDS encoding cyclic lactone autoinducer peptide → MSKITKKLKSQNWTVFMMNALALLVVAQNVNAACAWLQHQPEVPEEAKRFRKF
- a CDS encoding sensor histidine kinase, whose product is MNIAQIIYGPVMYLNCVFEIFLLYNLLEGVFQPYEDRKNVRLLEIAACSTVIFLINSLNLPTVNLFCVPLMYMFFVWLMFRIELKYNFLYVLFYYVILAVTEFTFHHIYTLLEIDVSKAYFSMVLFLIIQKTFEFAVVQIIKKRHQGPYESGSFQYLKYLFILPIASLVLLNGFLLPKQYSGGYLLICFGGVLLILSNVVGFSTVEKLLNAERVAKDAELLALKTKLERSHYQRMEEMNQDYAEYLHEMNRVIRIMEQLSCTEDHGAVKGAMEKVSQMGKTSVKQCYISDQITNAIFIEREKNAMDKGVDYQVDIQSGIDVSFIDDLDKISMFGNLLDNALEAAEECKEGYVFVSLYKGNEALVILRIENNFKIRPHKIGEKYFTTKIEKKKHGFGIKKVEELSEKYGGILNCYEEGDTFVAVLMLSSIPNLAN
- a CDS encoding LytR/AlgR family response regulator transcription factor, producing the protein MKIAICDDCQEDIRQLEECIRESKFCPQSQDFYEYSSGEALLADYRDFDIVFLDMKIGEGMNGTLTAQNIRKRDTKVIIVFYSDFESPASRISSVRPYDYLLKRYSKEELSQSLDMVLEEVQNKEESPKLPVVCDGKVFILQISDIIYVQIYNKGSQIWLTDKKAEEIWGGVSSEKELKQTIETKTKLKEYYQELRNYGFIYASESYIINAEKVVSRQKDFVRMEGGHNLTVVRRMKKVFDEELGKYYGVRYIRERIKKE
- a CDS encoding accessory gene regulator ArgB-like protein, with the protein product MIEKLAKKVVTWQVQKDYLLIKDETLYIYAYELLIGQAVNILIACFLAIVFHAYTTVLIFLVSYIPLRSYAGGHHAKSYNMCTIASTVMVCIVCIAAKVIPDDSIIWINLAGGMISGILIFMLAPVQDHNKPLEQVERECYRRRSREIWAAETALWAVCYLLNARNISLAVILGHLALSVMLCMGSVKNKIYTE
- a CDS encoding nucleoside hydrolase; the protein is MKHVVFDCDNTFGVKDCDVDDGLALMYLLGCPEAKVHGITATYGNNRLDIVYNTSRNMLKELGREDIPVKMGGERCGAYESEAADYLAEMADKYAGSLSILATGSLTNLRGAYERDNHFFEKVKEIVVMGGITSPLVFEKKVMNELNFSCDPFATWTVLTKGKNVSVITGNHCLKVLFTRAEYKERLFGSDNRAAAYIREKTDYWFGYNEEDYGIGGFYNWDVTAAVYLMNPELFVDERKALLISTEDLKRGYLQEAEEGNCVCNLPVIGGEKAFKDHIYDAWMRVPMD